The following are encoded together in the Mycolicibacterium arabiense genome:
- a CDS encoding MCE family protein: MSSDSKRSHVRIAAAILAAVLVAAVAFTYLSYSAAFTSVDKVTVTSERAGLVMETGAKVKYRGIQIGKVETIQYAGNQAKLTLAIDSSQMRYVPSNAQVKIGGTTVFGAKSVEFLQPADPTGDSLRPGAAVSAANVQLEVNTLFQTLSDVLKKVDPINLNATITALGEGLRGNGDDLGASLAGINYYLQQLNPKLPTLQQDFQKTAVVAGIYGDAAPDLATVLQNAPTISQTVVDEQENLNAALLAATGLANNGTATLEPAADDLIAAIQRLRAPLKVLGDYSPELGCILRGTKKALDTFAPIIGGIRPGLFVSSSFLPGAPAYTYPESLPMVNASGGPNCRGLPDVPSKQYGGSWYHTPFLVTDNAYIPFQPNTELQFDAPSTLQFLFHGAFAERDDY, encoded by the coding sequence ATGTCGAGTGATTCCAAGCGCAGTCACGTGAGGATCGCAGCCGCGATCCTCGCGGCTGTCCTGGTCGCCGCCGTCGCGTTCACCTACCTCTCGTACTCCGCGGCGTTCACCTCGGTCGACAAGGTGACGGTGACGTCGGAACGCGCAGGCCTGGTCATGGAGACCGGCGCGAAGGTGAAGTACCGCGGCATCCAGATCGGCAAGGTCGAGACGATCCAGTACGCGGGCAACCAGGCGAAGTTGACGCTGGCCATCGACAGCAGCCAGATGCGCTACGTCCCGTCGAACGCGCAGGTGAAGATCGGTGGCACCACCGTCTTCGGCGCCAAGTCGGTGGAGTTCCTGCAACCGGCCGACCCGACCGGCGACTCGCTGCGTCCCGGCGCCGCGGTGTCGGCCGCGAACGTGCAGCTCGAGGTCAACACCCTCTTCCAGACCCTCAGCGACGTGCTGAAGAAGGTCGACCCGATCAATCTCAACGCGACGATCACCGCGCTCGGTGAGGGCCTGCGGGGCAACGGCGACGACCTCGGCGCCTCGCTCGCAGGCATCAACTACTACCTCCAGCAGCTCAATCCGAAGCTGCCGACGCTGCAGCAGGACTTCCAGAAGACGGCCGTCGTGGCGGGCATCTACGGTGACGCCGCCCCGGATCTGGCCACCGTGCTCCAGAACGCCCCGACCATCAGCCAGACCGTCGTCGACGAGCAGGAGAACCTCAACGCTGCCCTGCTGGCGGCCACCGGACTGGCCAACAACGGCACCGCGACACTGGAACCGGCCGCCGACGACCTGATCGCCGCGATCCAGCGCCTGCGCGCCCCGCTCAAGGTGCTCGGCGACTACTCGCCCGAACTCGGCTGTATCCTCCGTGGTACGAAGAAGGCGCTCGATACGTTCGCCCCGATCATCGGTGGCATTCGGCCGGGCCTGTTCGTCTCCTCCAGCTTCTTGCCCGGCGCGCCGGCCTACACCTATCCCGAGAGCCTGCCGATGGTGAACGCCTCCGGCGGCCCGAACTGCCGTGGCCTGCCAGACGTGCCGTCCAAGCAGTACGGCGGATCCTGGTACCACACACCGTTCCTGGTGACCGACAACGCGTACATCCCATTCCAGCCGAACACGGAACTGCAGTTCGACGCGCCGTCCACCCTGCAGTTCCTGTTCCACGGTGCGTTCGCAGAACGGGACGATTACTGA
- a CDS encoding MCE family protein: protein MKADKTIIGVAVFTVVMLLVAAGLVVVFGQFKFASGNTFHATFTEASRLKSGQDVRIAGVPVGAVKNVSLNPDNTVDVEFDVNDRYQLYTSTRAAVRYENLVGDRYLEITSGPGDLRKLPVGATIAKENTQPALDLDALLGGLRPVLKGLDGDKVNEVSNAVIELLQGQGGALSSMLASTSSFTQQIADRDQLIGDVINNLNTVLGTVDEKGQQFDTTVDQLQQLMTGLAQNRDPIAGAIPPLASATSDLTTLLQNSRRPVQGVIENVRPLAQRLDERKGDLNKVIEPLAENYLRLNALGAYGSFFNIYYCSIRMKINGPAGSDILLPFGGPPDPTKGRCSENG, encoded by the coding sequence ATGAAGGCAGACAAGACGATCATCGGCGTCGCGGTGTTCACCGTCGTGATGCTGCTCGTCGCCGCGGGACTGGTCGTGGTGTTCGGCCAGTTCAAGTTCGCGTCCGGCAATACCTTTCACGCCACCTTCACCGAGGCATCACGACTGAAGTCGGGCCAGGACGTCCGCATCGCAGGCGTGCCCGTCGGTGCGGTCAAGAACGTCAGCCTCAACCCCGACAACACGGTGGACGTCGAGTTCGACGTCAACGACCGGTACCAGCTGTACACGTCCACGCGGGCGGCCGTGCGCTACGAGAACCTGGTCGGTGACCGGTACCTCGAGATAACCTCGGGCCCGGGAGATTTGCGAAAGCTCCCGGTGGGGGCGACGATCGCCAAGGAGAACACCCAGCCCGCGCTCGACCTCGACGCGCTGCTCGGTGGTCTGCGGCCGGTGCTCAAGGGTCTCGACGGCGACAAGGTCAACGAGGTCAGCAACGCCGTCATCGAACTGCTGCAGGGCCAGGGCGGTGCGCTGTCGAGCATGCTCGCCTCGACCAGCTCGTTCACCCAGCAGATCGCCGACCGCGACCAGCTGATCGGCGACGTGATCAACAACCTGAACACCGTCCTCGGCACGGTCGACGAGAAGGGCCAGCAGTTCGACACCACCGTCGACCAGCTGCAGCAGTTGATGACGGGGCTGGCCCAGAACCGCGATCCGATCGCCGGCGCCATCCCGCCGCTCGCGTCGGCGACGAGTGACCTGACCACCCTGCTGCAGAACAGTCGTCGACCGGTGCAGGGCGTGATCGAGAACGTACGGCCGCTCGCGCAGCGGCTCGACGAGCGCAAGGGCGACCTGAACAAGGTCATCGAGCCGCTGGCCGAGAACTACCTGCGGCTCAACGCGCTCGGTGCCTACGGGTCGTTCTTCAACATCTACTACTGCTCGATCCGGATGAAGATCAACGGCCCCGCGGGCAGTGACATCCTCCTCCCGTTCGGTGGTCCACCCGATCCGACGAAGGGGAGGTGTTCGGAGAATGGCTAG
- a CDS encoding MCE family protein produces the protein MARPDSSNPLRTGIFGIVLVVCVVLVSFGYSTLPFFPQGKNYEAYFDDAGGITPGNDVAVSGIQVGRVSSVELAGAAAKVNFTVDRDIRVGDQSLVAIKTDTVLGQKSLSVTPRGTGNVTVIPLERTTTPYTLNTALQDLGENASELDKPRFELALQTLTGTLRDATPQLRGALDGVANLSRSLNARDEALEQLLAHAKRVSDTLAQRAGQVNQLITDGNLLFAALDERRQALSNLIAGIDDVSVQLSGFVDDNRREFGPALEKLNLVMDNLLERRDHIGEALRRLPPYATTLGEVVGSGSGFQINLYGLPPASLSEVLLDTYFQPGKLPDSLADYLRGFISERLIIRPKSP, from the coding sequence ATGGCTAGGCCCGATAGTTCGAATCCGCTGCGCACGGGCATCTTCGGCATCGTGCTGGTGGTGTGCGTCGTCCTGGTGTCCTTCGGCTACTCGACGCTGCCGTTCTTCCCGCAGGGCAAGAACTACGAGGCCTACTTCGACGACGCAGGCGGCATCACGCCGGGCAACGACGTTGCGGTCTCCGGAATCCAGGTCGGCAGGGTGTCGTCGGTGGAGCTGGCTGGCGCCGCCGCGAAGGTGAACTTCACCGTCGATCGCGACATCCGGGTGGGCGACCAGTCGCTGGTGGCGATCAAGACCGACACCGTGCTCGGCCAGAAGTCGCTGTCGGTGACCCCCCGCGGCACCGGCAACGTCACGGTGATCCCGTTGGAGCGCACCACGACTCCGTACACCCTGAACACGGCGCTGCAGGACCTTGGGGAGAACGCCAGTGAGCTGGACAAGCCGCGGTTCGAACTCGCGCTGCAGACGCTGACCGGCACGCTGCGGGATGCGACGCCGCAGTTGCGCGGCGCGCTCGACGGGGTGGCCAACCTGTCGCGCAGCCTCAACGCCCGCGACGAGGCGCTCGAGCAGCTCCTCGCACACGCCAAGCGAGTGTCCGACACCCTCGCCCAGCGCGCGGGCCAGGTGAACCAGCTGATCACCGACGGCAACCTGCTCTTCGCTGCGCTCGACGAGCGGCGCCAGGCGCTGAGCAACCTGATCGCGGGCATCGACGACGTGTCGGTACAGCTGTCGGGCTTCGTCGACGACAACCGGCGCGAATTCGGACCGGCGCTGGAGAAGCTGAACCTGGTGATGGACAACCTGCTCGAACGACGCGACCACATCGGCGAGGCGCTGCGCAGGCTCCCGCCGTACGCCACCACCCTCGGCGAGGTCGTCGGCTCGGGCTCCGGCTTCCAGATCAACCTGTACGGCCTGCCACCGGCCTCGCTGTCGGAAGTGCTGCTGGACACGTACTTCCAGCCGGGCAAGCTGCCGGACAGCCTCGCCGACTACCTGCGCGGGTTCATCTCCGAGCGTCTGATCATCAGGCCGAAGTCGCCATGA
- a CDS encoding MCE family protein, with protein MTHQNERLRRRWWRPALVVALVALLAAGVFLVWPSRGGIQVVAYFPSAVGLYPGDDVRVVGVPVGTIDKIEPRAGDVKITMTVDNGVRLPADARAIVIAPNLVSARFIQFTPAYTGGPELANGAEIGMDRTGVPVEWDEVKEQLTQLSTQLGPKDGGVQGPLSEFVNQAADTFDGNGDSFRRALRELSQTAGRLGDSRTDLFGTVRNLQVLVEALSNSNEQIVQFTNHVASVSQVLADSSADLDNTLGTLNQALSDVKGFLNENNSALIGQVNKLTDFTNILTEHSDDIEQILHITPNGLANFYNIYNPAQGTVGGLLSLPNFSNPVQFICGGTFDVGASPDNFKRAEICRQRMGPVFKRLAVNYPPVLFHPINSITAYKGQILYDTPATEAKAQTPVPYLQWNPAPGVTPPTPSPDGRITDLILPPPAEVGQVSPAGAPSAPPPMGAGPLPGPAPEALPAETGGGQP; from the coding sequence ATGACCCATCAGAACGAGAGGCTCAGACGTCGCTGGTGGCGACCGGCGCTGGTGGTGGCCCTGGTGGCCCTGCTGGCCGCCGGCGTGTTCCTGGTGTGGCCATCGCGTGGTGGCATCCAGGTGGTGGCCTACTTCCCGTCGGCAGTGGGCCTGTACCCGGGTGACGACGTACGCGTCGTCGGCGTTCCCGTCGGCACCATCGACAAGATCGAACCGCGTGCCGGCGACGTCAAGATCACCATGACGGTCGACAACGGCGTCAGGCTGCCCGCCGACGCACGCGCCATCGTCATCGCGCCGAACCTGGTGTCGGCGCGGTTCATCCAGTTCACGCCCGCCTACACCGGCGGTCCCGAACTGGCCAACGGCGCCGAGATCGGGATGGACCGCACCGGAGTTCCGGTCGAGTGGGACGAGGTCAAGGAGCAGCTCACGCAGCTCAGCACCCAGCTCGGTCCGAAGGACGGGGGAGTGCAGGGGCCGCTCTCGGAGTTCGTGAACCAGGCGGCGGACACCTTCGACGGCAACGGCGACTCGTTCCGCAGGGCGCTGCGCGAGTTGTCGCAGACCGCGGGCCGGCTCGGCGACTCCCGTACCGATCTCTTTGGCACCGTGCGCAATCTGCAGGTGCTGGTGGAGGCGCTGTCGAACAGCAACGAGCAGATCGTGCAGTTCACCAACCACGTCGCGTCGGTGTCGCAGGTGCTGGCCGACAGCTCGGCCGACCTCGACAACACCCTCGGCACGCTGAATCAGGCGCTCTCGGACGTGAAGGGCTTTCTGAACGAGAACAACTCGGCGCTGATCGGTCAGGTCAACAAGCTGACCGACTTCACCAACATCCTCACCGAGCACAGTGATGACATCGAGCAGATCCTGCACATCACGCCGAACGGTCTGGCCAACTTCTACAACATCTACAACCCGGCACAGGGCACCGTCGGCGGTCTGCTGTCACTGCCGAACTTCTCCAACCCCGTCCAGTTCATCTGCGGCGGCACGTTCGACGTGGGTGCTTCACCCGACAACTTCAAGCGCGCCGAGATCTGCCGCCAGCGCATGGGCCCGGTGTTCAAGCGACTCGCGGTCAACTACCCGCCGGTGCTGTTCCACCCCATCAACAGCATCACCGCCTACAAGGGCCAGATCCTCTACGACACCCCTGCGACCGAGGCCAAGGCGCAGACGCCGGTGCCATACCTGCAGTGGAATCCGGCACCGGGCGTGACGCCCCCGACGCCGAGTCCGGACGGCAGGATCACCGACTTGATCCTGCCCCCGCCCGCGGAGGTCGGCCAGGTCTCGCCGGCGGGAGCCCCATCGGCTCCGCCGCCCATGGGAGCGGGACCGTTGCCCGGCCCCGCGCCCGAAGCCCTGCCCGCGGAGACTGGGGGAGGACAACCGTGA
- a CDS encoding MCE family protein: MVDNALRTGRRSVAIGSGAVLLAGCSFGGLNSLDMPGTQGHGSGSYTITVELPDVATLPQNSPVMIDDVTVGSVSGIEAVQRSDGTFFAAVKLSLDGSVDLPDDATATVAQTSLLGSQHVELKEPADSAGKGRLRNGATIPLGQTGRYPTTEEVLSSLGVVVNKGNLGALQDITEEIYAGVASRQGSFAGLMPRLAELTGSLDQQTADIIAAAEGLNRFAGILARSKDDLGRTLDTLPEALKVLNANRTNLVDAFTALRTFSNVASRVLTGIRDDFTADFKDLYPVVKAFNDNADDFITDLEFLPTFPFHYKYLRNAVRGDYLNVFVTFDLTVRRIGESVFTTSKGLDPNMKRLNEVINPPDFLTGAMANLSGQAADPFQIPAGTATQHTEAVP; encoded by the coding sequence TTGGTCGACAACGCACTGCGGACCGGCCGTCGCTCGGTGGCGATCGGATCGGGAGCGGTGCTGCTCGCCGGCTGCTCGTTCGGCGGGCTGAACTCACTGGACATGCCCGGCACCCAGGGTCACGGCAGCGGCTCGTACACGATCACCGTCGAACTGCCGGACGTGGCAACGCTGCCGCAGAACTCGCCGGTGATGATCGACGACGTCACGGTCGGCAGTGTGTCCGGCATCGAGGCCGTGCAACGCTCCGACGGCACGTTCTTCGCCGCGGTGAAGCTGTCCCTCGACGGCAGCGTCGACCTGCCCGACGACGCGACGGCCACCGTCGCGCAGACCTCGCTGCTCGGATCGCAGCACGTCGAACTCAAGGAGCCGGCCGATAGTGCCGGCAAGGGCAGGCTCCGGAACGGGGCCACCATCCCGTTGGGCCAGACCGGTCGGTACCCGACGACCGAGGAAGTGCTGTCGTCGCTCGGCGTCGTGGTCAACAAGGGCAATCTCGGCGCGCTGCAAGACATCACCGAGGAGATCTACGCCGGTGTCGCGAGCAGGCAGGGCAGCTTCGCCGGGCTCATGCCACGACTCGCGGAGCTGACCGGTTCGCTGGATCAGCAGACGGCCGACATCATCGCTGCGGCAGAGGGACTCAACCGCTTCGCGGGAATCCTGGCGCGCAGCAAGGACGACCTGGGCCGGACGCTGGACACGCTGCCCGAGGCGCTCAAGGTGCTCAACGCCAACCGCACCAACCTCGTCGACGCCTTCACGGCGCTGCGGACCTTCTCGAACGTCGCGTCGCGCGTGCTGACGGGGATCCGGGACGACTTCACGGCGGACTTCAAGGACCTCTACCCGGTGGTGAAGGCGTTCAACGACAACGCCGACGACTTCATCACCGACCTCGAGTTCCTGCCGACGTTCCCGTTCCACTACAAGTACCTGCGCAACGCCGTGCGCGGTGACTATCTCAACGTATTCGTGACGTTCGACCTCACGGTGCGGCGCATCGGCGAGTCGGTGTTCACCACGTCGAAGGGCCTCGACCCGAACATGAAGCGCCTCAACGAGGTGATCAACCCGCCGGACTTCCTCACGGGGGCGATGGCGAACCTGTCCGGTCAGGCCGCGGATCCGTTCCAGATCCCGGCGGGTACGGCCACCCAGCACACCGAGGCGGTGCCCTGA
- a CDS encoding MCE family protein — MIDKLTRLQLSIFAIVTVVCVGAISAFYLHVPSALGIGSYNVTANFVAGGGLYENANVTYRGVTIGRVQKVGLSDDSVVAEMRLNSDTPVPENVTATVKSVSAIGEQYIDLVPPADPSDRLLGDGADIGTDRTAIGQDIAGLLTQADDLVNSIGDSRIQDLLRESFKAFNGSGPELSRLIQSGRALVDEANANYGQTTQLIDQVGPFLDAQIRSGDDIRSLSEGLARFTTEVANADPQLRGVLREVPGAAEAANTTFDGIRPNFPMLAANLANVGRIGVIYNKSIEQALVIFPALMAALITVAGGVPADEGGKLDFKVDLGDPPPCNVGFIPPSQIRTPADTTLRDLPTDLYCKAAQSDPTVVRGARNYPCQEFPGKRAPTVQLCRDPRGYVPIGSNPWRGPPVPYGSTPITDPRNIFPANKFPNIPPERDYDPGPPSVQLPPGVVPGPGPAPNAPFPLPVPPSDPGIPPPPLPFYAPPDQIVPPYGRSLPGAPPPPAPGPLPAEAPAPATGPVLPGQGPLLPSQAVPGQPAPVASGPATATYDSRTGVFADPSGGTGVLASGSDEFVPAESWVDLMKDPRQA, encoded by the coding sequence ATGATCGACAAGTTGACGAGACTTCAGCTCTCGATATTCGCGATCGTCACCGTGGTGTGCGTGGGCGCCATCTCGGCGTTCTACCTGCACGTGCCGTCCGCGCTGGGCATCGGCTCCTACAACGTCACCGCCAACTTCGTCGCGGGCGGCGGGCTGTACGAGAACGCGAACGTGACCTACCGCGGCGTGACCATCGGGCGGGTCCAGAAGGTAGGGCTGTCCGACGACTCGGTGGTCGCCGAGATGCGGCTCAACTCCGACACCCCGGTGCCGGAGAACGTCACCGCGACGGTGAAGAGCGTGTCGGCGATCGGCGAGCAGTACATCGACCTGGTGCCGCCCGCCGACCCGTCCGACCGACTGCTGGGTGACGGCGCGGACATCGGGACCGACCGCACCGCAATCGGTCAGGACATCGCCGGTCTGCTCACCCAGGCCGACGACCTCGTCAACAGCATCGGCGACAGCCGCATCCAGGATCTGCTCCGCGAGTCGTTCAAGGCGTTCAACGGTTCTGGGCCCGAACTCTCCCGGCTCATCCAGTCCGGCCGCGCCCTGGTCGACGAGGCCAACGCGAACTACGGGCAGACCACTCAACTCATCGATCAGGTCGGGCCGTTCCTCGACGCCCAGATCCGCAGCGGTGACGACATCCGCTCGCTGTCCGAGGGGCTGGCGCGGTTCACCACCGAGGTCGCGAACGCCGACCCGCAGCTGCGTGGGGTGCTCCGCGAGGTGCCCGGGGCCGCCGAGGCAGCCAACACGACCTTCGACGGCATCCGGCCGAACTTCCCGATGCTCGCGGCCAACCTGGCCAACGTAGGGCGCATCGGCGTCATCTACAACAAGTCGATCGAGCAGGCGCTCGTCATCTTCCCGGCGCTGATGGCCGCGCTGATCACCGTGGCTGGCGGTGTGCCCGCCGACGAGGGCGGCAAGCTGGACTTCAAGGTCGACCTCGGCGACCCGCCGCCGTGCAACGTCGGGTTCATCCCGCCGTCGCAGATCCGCACGCCCGCCGACACCACGCTGCGCGACCTGCCGACCGACCTGTACTGCAAGGCCGCCCAGAGCGATCCGACCGTGGTGCGTGGCGCCCGCAACTACCCGTGCCAGGAGTTCCCGGGCAAGCGCGCTCCGACCGTGCAGCTGTGCCGCGACCCGCGCGGTTACGTGCCGATCGGCAGCAACCCGTGGCGCGGACCCCCGGTGCCCTACGGCAGCACGCCGATCACCGATCCGCGGAACATCTTCCCGGCGAACAAGTTCCCGAACATTCCGCCGGAACGGGACTACGACCCGGGTCCGCCGTCGGTCCAGCTGCCGCCCGGTGTGGTGCCGGGCCCGGGCCCCGCGCCCAATGCGCCATTCCCACTTCCGGTTCCGCCGAGCGACCCAGGCATCCCGCCGCCGCCGCTGCCGTTCTACGCGCCGCCCGACCAGATCGTGCCGCCGTACGGCCGGTCGCTGCCAGGGGCTCCGCCACCGCCTGCGCCGGGTCCGCTGCCTGCCGAGGCGCCCGCCCCGGCCACCGGCCCGGTGCTGCCCGGACAGGGTCCGCTGCTGCCCAGCCAGGCCGTTCCCGGACAGCCGGCGCCGGTCGCCAGTGGTCCGGCCACGGCGACGTACGATTCGAGAACCGGTGTATTCGCAGACCCCTCCGGCGGGACGGGCGTCCTCGCCTCGGGCTCGGACGAGTTCGTTCCCGCGGAGAGCTGGGTCGATCTGATGAAGGATCCAAGGCAGGCTTGA
- a CDS encoding mammalian cell entry protein → MTNDSVSDDVATDAPEPPVTAARRRRASRAAGPASPVRESSTAATVETPAPVRVKVSRPVAPPPRRQPHRALVTAVGLGVCALAVAVLGVLTVVFGLQQREAEAAVSRDRLFVDTATQTVVNMFSYDQNTIDESVNRFVNGTSGPLRDMLSQGDNVENLKAIFRDTNASSEAVISGAALEKVDETAKNATVLVSARVTVTDLDGVNKPSQPYRLRIVVHEDDNGHMTGYDLKYPDGGN, encoded by the coding sequence ATGACCAACGACTCGGTGTCGGACGACGTCGCGACTGACGCGCCCGAGCCGCCGGTGACTGCCGCCCGCCGCCGTCGTGCCTCGCGCGCTGCAGGTCCGGCGAGTCCGGTGCGGGAGTCTTCGACGGCTGCGACCGTCGAGACGCCGGCCCCGGTGCGGGTGAAGGTGTCCCGGCCCGTTGCGCCGCCGCCGCGCCGTCAGCCGCACCGCGCGCTGGTGACCGCGGTCGGGCTCGGGGTCTGCGCTCTGGCGGTCGCCGTGCTCGGAGTCCTGACGGTGGTCTTCGGACTGCAGCAGCGCGAGGCCGAGGCGGCGGTGTCTCGCGATCGGCTCTTCGTCGACACCGCGACCCAGACCGTGGTGAACATGTTCAGCTACGACCAGAACACGATCGACGAGAGCGTGAACCGCTTCGTCAACGGCACCAGCGGTCCCCTGCGGGACATGCTGAGCCAGGGCGACAACGTCGAGAACCTGAAGGCCATCTTCCGCGACACCAACGCCAGTTCGGAGGCCGTCATCAGCGGCGCCGCACTCGAGAAGGTCGACGAGACCGCGAAGAACGCCACGGTGCTGGTGTCGGCGCGGGTGACCGTCACCGACCTCGACGGCGTGAACAAGCCCTCGCAGCCCTACCGGTTGCGAATCGTCGTGCACGAGGACGACAACGGGCACATGACGGGCTACGACCTCAAGTACCCCGACGGTGGCAACTGA
- a CDS encoding mammalian cell entry protein, producing the protein MGRWTTRVVVLVGVVLAFGFVALGGVGGYLVWTRAQLNAQEATRVALGPCEGGMAPPACGLAAEQIPLVFGYDFQTVERSLTDAYNLLTPDYRREFEERASKDIIPQARERQVISQANVVGSGVLEARRDSASVLVFMNRTVTDKSKQPVYDGSRLRVDYEKIDGQWKIKFITPI; encoded by the coding sequence ATGGGCCGCTGGACCACCCGCGTGGTCGTGTTGGTCGGCGTGGTGCTGGCGTTCGGGTTCGTCGCGCTCGGTGGCGTCGGCGGCTACCTGGTGTGGACGCGAGCCCAGCTGAACGCCCAGGAGGCCACCCGCGTCGCGCTCGGCCCGTGCGAGGGTGGCATGGCTCCGCCCGCGTGTGGCCTTGCCGCCGAACAGATTCCGCTGGTCTTCGGTTACGACTTCCAGACCGTGGAGCGCAGCCTCACCGATGCGTACAACCTGCTGACGCCCGACTACCGCAGGGAGTTCGAGGAGCGGGCGAGCAAGGACATCATTCCGCAGGCCCGTGAGCGTCAGGTGATCTCACAGGCCAACGTGGTCGGTTCGGGCGTGCTCGAAGCGCGACGGGATTCGGCCAGCGTGCTGGTGTTCATGAACCGCACGGTGACGGACAAGTCCAAGCAGCCCGTTTACGACGGGAGCCGGTTGCGCGTCGACTACGAGAAGATCGACGGGCAGTGGAAGATCAAGTTCATCACTCCGATCTAG
- a CDS encoding alpha,alpha-trehalose-phosphate synthase (UDP-forming): MPRVPVDAGHWAGEARRIVAESAERGDADFLVVANRLPIDMERLPDGTTTIKRSPGGLVTALEPILRSRHGAWIGWPGITDGDDEPVVEDGLTMRPVVLSADDVEKYYEGFSNATLWPLYHDVIVKPIYHRKWWDRYVEVNRRFAEATARSAAEGATVWVQDYQLQLVPKMLRMLRPDLTIGFFLHIPFPPIELFMQMPWRTEIIEGLLGADLVGFHLPGGAQNFLYLARRLVGANTSRATVGVRSRLGEVQVGFRTVKVGAFPISIDSTDLDGKARDRRVRQRAREIRAELGNPRKVLLGVDRLDYTKGIDVRLEAFSELLEEGRADPADTVLIQLATPSRERVESYKVMREDIERQVGHVNGEFGEVGHPVVHYLHKPIPRDELIAFFVAADVMLVTPLRDGMNLVAKEYVACRSDLGGALVLSEFTGAAAELRQAYLTNPHHLDGVKDSIEAALNQAPEEGRRRMRALRRQVLAHDVDRWARSFLDALSSTEQDAPRSE; the protein is encoded by the coding sequence ATGCCGCGTGTTCCTGTCGATGCTGGGCATTGGGCCGGCGAAGCTCGACGCATAGTGGCGGAGTCGGCCGAACGGGGAGACGCCGACTTCCTCGTGGTGGCCAACCGGCTGCCGATCGACATGGAACGGTTGCCCGACGGCACCACGACCATCAAGCGCAGTCCCGGTGGGCTGGTCACCGCACTGGAGCCGATCCTGCGCAGCCGCCACGGTGCGTGGATCGGCTGGCCGGGCATCACCGACGGTGACGACGAACCGGTCGTCGAAGACGGTCTGACGATGCGCCCGGTCGTCCTGTCGGCCGACGACGTCGAGAAGTACTACGAGGGCTTCTCCAACGCCACCCTGTGGCCGCTGTACCACGACGTCATCGTCAAGCCGATCTACCACCGCAAGTGGTGGGACCGCTACGTCGAGGTCAACCGCCGCTTCGCCGAGGCCACGGCCCGCTCGGCCGCCGAGGGCGCGACGGTGTGGGTGCAGGACTACCAGCTGCAACTGGTGCCGAAGATGCTGCGCATGCTGAGGCCCGATCTCACCATCGGGTTCTTCCTGCACATCCCGTTCCCGCCGATCGAACTGTTCATGCAGATGCCGTGGCGGACCGAGATCATCGAGGGCCTGCTCGGCGCCGACCTCGTCGGCTTCCACCTGCCCGGCGGCGCACAGAACTTCCTCTACCTGGCCCGCCGGCTCGTCGGCGCGAACACCTCGCGCGCGACGGTGGGCGTGCGGTCGCGGCTCGGCGAGGTACAGGTCGGCTTCCGCACCGTGAAGGTCGGAGCCTTCCCCATCTCGATCGACTCCACCGACCTCGACGGCAAGGCCCGCGACCGACGGGTCCGCCAACGTGCGCGGGAGATCCGCGCCGAGCTCGGCAACCCGCGCAAGGTGCTGCTCGGCGTCGACCGGCTCGACTACACCAAGGGCATCGACGTCCGGCTCGAGGCGTTCTCCGAACTCCTCGAGGAAGGCCGCGCCGACCCCGCCGACACCGTGCTGATCCAGCTCGCCACCCCCAGCCGGGAGCGCGTCGAGAGCTACAAGGTGATGCGCGAGGACATCGAGCGCCAAGTCGGTCACGTCAACGGCGAGTTCGGCGAAGTCGGCCACCCCGTCGTGCACTACCTGCACAAGCCGATCCCCCGCGACGAACTGATCGCGTTCTTCGTGGCGGCCGACGTGATGCTGGTGACTCCGCTGCGTGACGGGATGAACCTGGTCGCCAAGGAGTACGTCGCGTGCCGCAGCGACCTGGGCGGCGCTCTGGTGCTCAGCGAATTCACCGGCGCCGCAGCCGAACTCCGGCAGGCCTACCTGACGAACCCGCACCACCTCGACGGTGTCAAGGACTCGATCGAGGCTGCCCTGAACCAGGCGCCCGAAGAGGGCCGCCGCCGGATGCGGGCGCTGCGCAGGCAGGTCCTCGCGCACGACGTCGATCGGTGGGCCAGGTCGTTCCTCGACGCACTGTCCTCGACGGAGCAGGACGCTCCTAGATCGGAGTGA
- a CDS encoding intersectin-EH binding protein Ibp1, with protein MAILHVSARRLILAGGFALAVAAAPAVAVFAGPSAAPAAPVAACGGGEEPDQFTGICVPHTVPSSPFSSIPGNPDIPAIDGIPCTGANSGQCIGLAEDAPQYVPPQSSVGSSPTVTGFS; from the coding sequence ATGGCGATCCTGCATGTCTCAGCCAGACGACTCATCCTTGCGGGCGGGTTCGCGCTCGCCGTCGCCGCGGCGCCCGCGGTCGCCGTGTTCGCCGGACCCTCGGCCGCACCGGCCGCCCCGGTCGCAGCATGCGGCGGCGGCGAGGAGCCGGACCAGTTCACCGGCATCTGCGTCCCGCACACCGTGCCGAGTTCGCCGTTCAGCTCCATCCCCGGCAACCCGGACATCCCGGCGATCGACGGCATCCCCTGCACCGGCGCGAACAGCGGTCAGTGCATCGGCCTCGCCGAAGACGCGCCGCAGTACGTGCCCCCGCAGTCCTCGGTCGGCAGCAGCCCCACGGTCACCGGCTTCTCCTGA